One window of Pelobates fuscus isolate aPelFus1 chromosome 9, aPelFus1.pri, whole genome shotgun sequence genomic DNA carries:
- the LOC134572524 gene encoding class II histocompatibility antigen, M beta 1 chain-like: MNAGWTVLLLCGCVCSLVTGFVVEELTLCEPGNSKGGNVTFNYFINFNRQPIVIFDQDSKMFVPSGQYRVAAAISYYLNINTSMVENMQEKEKRCKMEVVEYWESTVERTAKPSMKVFLPDAFRGQASHTLICQVWGFYPSDISVSWVKNDRIVLSNTTDAIPAGDWTYQVVAKQDLKDLSPDDEYTCVVMHPTLDEVMTMSWKQGLTSSQIIKISISSVIFGLGFIVALAGFFWWTYSKRNGYVQMDTQ, encoded by the exons ATGAATGCTGGCTGGACGGTTCTGCTGCTCTGCGGCTGTGTATGCTCCTTAGTAACAG GGTTCGTGGTTGAGGAGCTAACACTCTGCGAGCCTGGTAATTCCAAAGGGGGAAAtgttacatttaattattttataaacttTAACCGCCAGCCCATAGTAATATTCGACCAGGATTCAAAAATGTTTGTTCCCAGCGGGCAGTACCGAGTGGCTGCTGCTATCAGTTACTATCTTAACATAAACACGAGCATGGTGGAGAacatgcaagaaaaggaaaaaaggtgCAAGATGGAAGTGGTGGAATATTGGGAAAGCACCGTGGAGAGAACAG CCAAGCCATCCATGAAAGTCTTTCTCCCCGACGCATTTCGTGGCCAGGCCTCACACACTCTTATTTGTCAAGTTTGGGGTTTTTATCCCAGTGATATAAGTGTGAGCTGGGTAAAAAATGACAGGATTGTGCTGAGTAACACGACAGACGCTATCCCAGCTGGGGACTGGACGTACCAGGTTGTGGCCAAACAAGATCTGAAAGATTTGTCACCTGATGATGAATACACGTGTGTTGTAATGCATCCCACCCTGGATGAAGTAATGACGATGAGTTGGA AACAGGGATTGACCTCATCCCAGATTATTAAAATAAGTATTTCTTCGGTAATCTTCGGTTTGGGATTCATAGTCGCTTTAGCAGGATTTTTCTGGTGGACATATTCAAAGAGAAATG GGTACGTTCAAATGGACACACAGTGA